The Euphorbia lathyris chromosome 2, ddEupLath1.1, whole genome shotgun sequence genome includes a window with the following:
- the LOC136218561 gene encoding receptor-like kinase TMK4 yields the protein MVHLFLFLFLLFSSAVSDDSDVILRLAKSISPLPSGWSSTSASGFCDWKGIECNSGSVTAINLPNKGLSGTLPSEISSLTQLKTLSLQNNHLSGDIPSFANLSNLASLYMDFNNFTSVPSDGFRGLISLQTLSMGNNLDLSPWQLPSALAESTLLSTITASQCNLLGSIPDIFGSLPSLQSLRLSYNNLTGSLPPSLANSAIQNLWLNNQQMGLSGTIDVLESMVQLAQVWLHKNQFTGPIPDLSKCENIFDLQLRDNQLTGMVPPSVVSLPNLVNVSLSNNKLQGPAPAFKSSVKVDNDGKNNYCTTSAPACDPQVTTLLLIAGGLGYPPRLSDDWIGNNACSSWDFVTCDPQKKVITVNLAKQGFSGTISPAFANLTSLKNLYLNNNNLTGAIPASLTKLPQLQVLDVSNNNLSGKVPVFLATVTFTSKPGNLHLGTEISTGGDTPGSSTNDTASGGSLLSFGGGTGGMSGGMIAGIVVAVVVFVAVLSFVLYKYKKRDKKYGNVEKDDNEMGMDKNESASGSNGYNRYNNLPTELLSQSSGGDSGRKMFEGGNVSVSIEVLRQVTNNFDESNIIGRGGFGVVYKGELHDGTKIAVKRMESNVMGTKGLNEFQAEIAVLSKVRHRHLVALLGFCVNGNERLLVYEYMPRGTLSQYVFEWRELGYAPLSWKQRVTIALDVARGVEYLHGLAQQSFIHRDLKPSNILLGDDMRAKVADFGLVRNAPDGKYSVETRLAGTFGYLAPEYAATGRVTTKVDVYAFGVVLMEIITGRKALDDELPDEKAHLVTWFRRVLINKENIPKAIDESLEPDEETLSSICRVAELAGHCTAREPYQRPDMGHAVNVLGPLVEQWRPACQEEEEEDTGIDLHMSLPQALQRWQADESCSSMFNDLSDSHTQSSIPSKPAGFAESFTSSDLR from the exons ATGGTTCAcctttttctcttccttttcctcCTTTTCTCCTCCGCCGTCTCCGATGACAGCGACGTCATTCTTAGACTTGCTAAATCGATTTCCCCTTTACCTTCCGGTTGGTCCTCCACTTCCGCCTCCGGCTTCTGCGATTGGAAGGGTATAGAATGTAATTCCGGCAGCGTTACCGCTATTAACCTTCCTAATAAAGGTCTCTCCGGCACTCTTCCTTCCGAGATCTCTTCTCTCACTCAGCtcaagactctttctcttcagAACAATCATCTTTCCGGTGATATTCCTTCTTTTGCTAATCTCTCCAATTTGGCCTCTCTCTACATGGACTTCAATAATTTCACTTCTGTTCCTTCTGACGGCTTCAGAGGCCTCATTTCTTTGCAGACTTTGAGTATGGGGAACAATCTTGATCTTTCTCCTTGGCAACTTCCTTCCGCTCTTGCTGAATCTACGCTTCTCTCAACTATAACAGCAAGCCAATGCAACCTTCTTGGTTCTATTCCGGACATTTTCGGATCCTTGCCGAGTTTGCAGAGTCTGAGGCTCAGCTATAATAATTTGACGGGTTCTTTGCCTCCTTCTTTGGCCAATTCTGCGATCCAGAACTTATGGCTCAATAATCAACAAATGGGTTTATCAGGAACTATTGACGTGCTTGAATCGATGGTTCAGTTGGCCCAGGTGTGGCTCCACAAGAATCAGTTCACAGGTCCAATTCCAGATTTATCCAAATGTGAAAACATTTTTGATTTGCAGCTTCGAGACAATCAGTTAACCGGGATGGTGCCACCTTCCGTGGTTTCACTTCCAAATTTGGTTAATGTTTCGTTGTCAAATAACAAACTGCAGGGGCCTGCACCGGCGTTTAAGTCCTCTGTCAAGGTTGATAATGATGGCAAGAACAACTACTGTACAACTTCTGCGCCGGCCTGTGATCCGCAGGTAACAACATTGCTTCTAATTGCTGGAGGTTTGGGGTATCCTCCGAGACTTTCTGATGATTGGATTGGGAATAATGCCTGTTCTAGTTGGGATTTTGTTACATGCGATCCGCAAAAAAAAGTTATTACTGTGAATTTAGCAAAGCAGGGTTTTTCGGGGACTATATCTCCTGCATTTGCTAATCTTACTTCTTTGAAGAATTTGTATCTGAACAATAACAATTTAACGGGTGCAATCCCTGCTAGCTTGACCAAGCTTCCACAACTTCAAGTACTTGATGTTTCCAATAATAATCTATCTGGTAAAGTTCCAGTTTTCTTAGCAACGGTGACTTTTACATCCAAGCCTGGTAACCTTCATCTGGGGACTGAAATAAGCACCGGTGGAGACACTCCAGGTTCATCTACAAATGATACTGCATCAGGCGGAAGCTTATTATCCTTTGGTGGAGGAACTGGTGGCATGTCAGGAGGTATGATAGCTGGAATTGTTGTAGCTGTAGTAGTTTTTGTTGCTGTTTTATCATTTGTCTTGTATAAATATAAGAAAAGGGATAAAAAGTATGGAAATGTTGAGAAAGATGACAACGAAATGGGAATGGATAAGAATGAGAGTGCAAGTGGGTCAAATGGTTATAACAGATATAATAATTTGCCCACCGAATTGCTTAGCCAGAGTAGTGGTGGAGACAGTGGGAGGAAGATGTTTGAGGGTGGAAATGTTTCAGTGTCAATTGAAGTTCTGAGACAAGTTACTAATAATTTTGATGAGAGTAATATTATAGGAAGAGGTGGTTTTGGAGTAGTGTATAAAGGGGAGTTGCATGATGGGACTAAGATTGCTGTGAAGAGGATGGAATCAAATGTGATGGGTACAAAAGGTTTAAATGAGTTCCAGGCAGAGATTGCAGTTCTTTCAAAAGTTAGACATAGGCATCTTGTTGCTCTTCTAGGTTTCTGTGTGAATGGAAATGAGAGACTCCTGGTGTATGAATACATGCCACGTGGAACTTTATCCCAATATGTGTTTGAGTGGAGAGAACTTGGTTATGCTCCACTTTCATGGAAGCAAAGAGTTACCATTGCTCTGGATGTGGCAAGAGGAGTTGAATATCTTCACGGTTTAGCTCAGCAGAGTTTCATTCATAGAGATTTGAAACCGTCAAATATTCTTCTTGGGGATGACATGAGAGCCAAAGTGGCAGATTTTGGTTTGGTTAGAAATGCACCTGATGGGAAGTATTCTGTGGAAACACGATTAGCTGGCACGTTTGGCTATCTTGCGCCTGAATATGCTG CTACTGGAAGAGTGACAACGAAGGTGGATGTTTATGCGTTTGGAGTTGTTCTAATGGAGATCATTACTGGGAGAAAAGCTCTTGATGATGAATTGCCAGATGAGAAAGCTCATCTGGTTACATGGTTCCGCAGGGTCCTAATAAACAAAGAGAATATCCCGAAAGCAATTGATGAGAGTCTGGAGCCAGACGAAGAGACGTTAAGCAGCATTTGCAGAGTGGCAGAACTAGCAGGACATTGCACTGCTCGTGAGCCATACCAGAGGCCTGATATGGGGCATGCAGTGAATGTGTTAGGGCCTCTTGTAGAGCAATGGAGACCGGCCtgccaagaagaagaagaagaagatacagGCATCGATCTCCATATGAGCCTTCCTCAAGCTCTGCAGAGATGGCAAGCTGATGAAAGTTGTTCTTCAATGTTTAATGATCTATCTGACTCACACACACAATCGAGTATTCCCTCAAAACCTGCTGGATTTGCAGAGTCATTTACTTCAAGTGATCTaagatga